The stretch of DNA GGACTTCCGCTGGGCGGCGATAAGGCGGCCTTATAAAGAGGGCGTTGTGGGCCGAGACTAACCAGTTGATTGACCAACATGAAGCTGTTTGTATTCCTAGCCTGCCTGGCCGTGGCCTCCGCCAGTGTCCTCCCCGCCGAGCCCGCCAAGGCGGTGGCCGTGAAGGACATGCCCCGCCCCGGCAAGATCGAGGGTCGCATCACCAACGGCTACCCAGCCTACGAGGGCAAGGTGCCCTACATTGTGGGCCTGAGCTTCAACGACGGCGGCTACTGGTGCAGCGGCTCCATCATCGGCAACACCTGGGTGCTGACCGCCGCCCACTGCACGAACAGCGCCAGCCATGTGCTCATCTACTTCGGAGCCAGCTTCCGGCACGAGGCCCAGTACACCCACTGGGTGAGCCGCAGCGACATGATCCAGCATCCCGACTGGAACGACTTCCTGAACAACGACATCGCCCTCATCCGCATCCCGCACGTCGACTTCTGGAGCCTGGTCAACAAGGTGGAGCTGCCCAGCTACAACGATCGCTACAACAGCTTCTCCGGCTGGTGGGCCGTCGCCTCTGGCTGGGGACTGACCAACAACGACAGCGGCATGTCCAACTACCTGAACTGCGTGGACGTGCCGATCATGGACAACAACGACTGCCGCAACTACTACGGCGGCAACTACGTCACGGACAACACCATCTGCATCAACACCGATGGCGGCAAGTCCTCCTGCAGCGGCGACTCCGGCGGCCCCTTGGTCCTCCACGAAGGCAACCGCATCGTGGGCATCGTGTCCTTTGGCAGCGGGGAGGGATGCACCGCCGGCAGGCCAGCTGGCTTCACTCGCGTCACCGGCTACCTGGACTGGATCCGCGACCACACCGGCATTTCCTACTAAAAACTAGAATGAAATAAAGCAAtcttataaaaaccaaatacagTTTGTAAGAACTATATAGGggtattctttttattttgaaaacctAAATGATCTTGTATTATTAAGTGGGACGttcaattaaaagttaaagtaTTTCAGTTCAGATCGCAGATAAAGAAGCAGccctataaatataaaatcagtACTTTAGTTATTCTAACCGATAAGCAGGCAAAAGCGATACTTTGGCTTTAAGTACTggaagtaaaattaaatatatgacCATGCttacaaatttgtttgtttacaagCTGTGATCagagatttttaaaacatgCCACCATTGTAGTCTTTGTTTTGCGGTCATGATTCGTTTTCCATATCTAATCTGAACACCTTTATAAGAAAGTTGcttgttatttaaattaatatttacaacAGTGACGATCAAAATAGTGATAAAGTATTAGCGGTGTGTAGTGATGAGCTtgtgtaaaaaatttgttaagagTCGAAAACTTTAGGAGGATCTTGAGACCGATAGATTTGAGAACTATAGAAGGTTATACCCTCTTCAaccctatttattttataaattattttattgttcgaatttatttttatttttatatatatttaagggATATTTTACTAATCTAACCTATAGAAACTGCATTTCTTATTCGCTAAATTGCAGCACAAAATCAATATCAAACGCGAGGGCCGTAAAAAAGGCCAATAAATTACAGGAAcgtaaaacaaagcaaaaactgtttaaacaatttacttGAGAAATGAGTTTTTGGCCCTGCTCCGGGCCAAGAAACCGAAGAGCCGGAAGTGGGGGATGTGGAGGGGCCAGAGGAGGAACAGCAGGGTAGCCCGAAAATCAATTCGCTCAGCCATTTGCCCGGCCCAGCGTGTAATTTCTCAATTTTCGGCCATGCGAAGTGTTGTTTCTCTTGTGTTCCCATCCCCGTTTGCCTCCTGGTTAATTTGGTTCCATTGCCGCGATGCAAAAGTGGGGCACAGATGGAGGTGGGTGTGAAATGGCGGATAGTCTGCAGAGCCATCTGCCATGGCTCGACTATTTATAAGCTGCCGGGATGAAGACGCTGTGCTCCTTGGCTCGTATTTCCCATCGCCGTGCTCCTTTTGTTCAAGGATTGCAATAAATCGAGTGACTTGGAGGTACGCTCGAGTTAAGTGCCTGGATGGAAAACTATCCCGGCGATTTAGTTCCGTGTGGCACGGATAAATAGCGCATATAGAAGATGTGCGATAGCGGATAATGTTTGTAAATGATAAGAGTTCGAAACAATTTATTAAGGAAGGTGGCGTTTCGCTCTAAAGAGGTATTCCGtttttactaagaaaaagaGCGATTGTGGCTGCcaacaatttaattacattctTAGTAATTAGGTTGAAAACTTGAcggaaaaaatatcaataaatatttatttagttaaaaGTATAATCATTATTCAGAAAAAGTAATGTTAAGTTTTAACAAACAGTTTTTAAACTTATTCTTGGTTTAAGGTCAGCAATTTTCCAGCTCATTGCGCCTGCAATGTGATCCCGAATTCTCTGATCCTCTCATCGATCCAGCTGCGCAGGTACGGCACATTGGTGTACACGGCGGGAATGTCCTCGACGCCGCACTCGACGCTCCAGGACACGATGCCCAGCAGCCGGTAGCGATCCCGTTCCCCAGGCATTGTACAGAAGAGCGGTGAGCCGCCGTCACCCTTGCAGGGGTCCTTGCCATTGCCGCCGGCACACATAAAGCTGGGGCCCAGGCGGAAGCTATTGGAAACTCGGGTGTTCCTTAACATCGCCTGGCACTCGTCGTGCTCCACCACCGGCAGGTTGAGCCGCTTGAGCACGTTCTCCAGCTTATCGCTGTCCGCCTGCTTGGCTCCCCAGCCGGTGGAGTAGCAGGTGGCCGAGAGCAGCTGGTTGATCAGCTCCGGCGACTCGGGAGGCGGCAGGCACAGCGGCTGGATGTGCGGAGCCAGGACAATGGGCTCGTCCAGGAGCAGCAGGGCGATGTCGTTGAACAGACGCTTCTGATCGAATTCCGGGTGCATGATAATCTCCTTGATACGCCTGCTCTGGTGCGGGAACTGCTCGTTGAGGCCATTCAGATCCCAATCTCCGACCCGGGCCACCAGGGTGTCCACCAGCTCGTTGATCACGTTGTGCGAGGAGGATATGACCAGCCGCGGATGGATCAGGGTGCCGCCGCAAAGGAACGACTGCCGCACGGTGAAGATGGCCACCATCCAGGGAAACTCGCCAAAAAAGGAGACGTCCTCAGGAGGGTTGAACCTGTCGTTGTGGGGAATCAGACCCCGGGGATCGCTGTAGCCGCAGTTCTTGTACTTG from Drosophila takahashii strain IR98-3 E-12201 chromosome 2R, DtakHiC1v2, whole genome shotgun sequence encodes:
- the Jon44E gene encoding serine protease 1; translation: MKLFVFLACLAVASASVLPAEPAKAVAVKDMPRPGKIEGRITNGYPAYEGKVPYIVGLSFNDGGYWCSGSIIGNTWVLTAAHCTNSASHVLIYFGASFRHEAQYTHWVSRSDMIQHPDWNDFLNNDIALIRIPHVDFWSLVNKVELPSYNDRYNSFSGWWAVASGWGLTNNDSGMSNYLNCVDVPIMDNNDCRNYYGGNYVTDNTICINTDGGKSSCSGDSGGPLVLHEGNRIVGIVSFGSGEGCTAGRPAGFTRVTGYLDWIRDHTGISY
- the LOC108060087 gene encoding phenoloxidase-activating factor 2-like; translation: MMSWLISAGLFLLVLSPGSKAQDTVSKMCSSDELCTSVKRCKDSEDSGLMAIGPRIYRICGDQRVCCETAQLESWDRSQSSKNRAVSSSIQDKVDESKSRYASNFKYKNCGYSDPRGLIPHNDRFNPPEDVSFFGEFPWMVAIFTVRQSFLCGGTLIHPRLVISSSHNVINELVDTLVARVGDWDLNGLNEQFPHQSRRIKEIIMHPEFDQKRLFNDIALLLLDEPIVLAPHIQPLCLPPPESPELINQLLSATCYSTGWGAKQADSDKLENVLKRLNLPVVEHDECQAMLRNTRVSNSFRLGPSFMCAGGNGKDPCKGDGGSPLFCTMPGERDRYRLLGIVSWSVECGVEDIPAVYTNVPYLRSWIDERIREFGITLQAQ